The Hydrogenispora ethanolica nucleotide sequence ATGTCGATGCCATGACCCGGGGGGATTGGGTACGCTATTTTTACAACTCCCTGGTGGTTACGGCGATCACCGTCGGGGTCAGCTTAATCATTAATTCCATGGCCGGGTACGCTTTTGCCCGGTTGCACTTTCCCGGCCGCGACACGCTGTTCATCATCTCGTTAATCGCGATGATGGTTCCGCCTCAGGTGACGATGATCCCACTGTTCATTATTTTAAAGAATTTCCCACTGGTGGGCGGGAACGATCTCTTCGGCCAAGGGGGAATGGGCTGGGTCAATTCTTACATGGGCATGATTCTGCCCTATATTGCCGGGGCTTTCGGCGTGTTTTTATTCCGGCAGTTTTTTATGAATTTTCCGGGGTCATTGGATGACGCCGTGGCCATCGACGGCCTCAATAAATTCCAAAGCTTTTTAAAGATCTATGTGCCGCTGGGGAAGCCGATCTTTGCGGTATTGGCGGCTTTCAAGGCGACCCAAACCTGGAATGAATATACCTGGCCCTTGATCATTACCAACAACGACACGATGAAAACGGTACAGCTGGCATTGACGATGTTCAAAGACGAATCGACCGTCATCTGGACTCAGCTGATGGCCGCGACGACCCTGACCTCGCTGCCGTTGATCCTGGTGTTTCTATTTGCGCAACGTTACTTCGTCGAAGGCATTGTGACAACCGGA carries:
- a CDS encoding carbohydrate ABC transporter permease — its product is MENRQTRYWISMIMLFLSLLMLVPFFLMLLTSFKTMGEVQSASFIFIPEHFQFSNYVDAMTRGDWVRYFYNSLVVTAITVGVSLIINSMAGYAFARLHFPGRDTLFIISLIAMMVPPQVTMIPLFIILKNFPLVGGNDLFGQGGMGWVNSYMGMILPYIAGAFGVFLFRQFFMNFPGSLDDAVAIDGLNKFQSFLKIYVPLGKPIFAVLAAFKATQTWNEYTWPLIITNNDTMKTVQLALTMFKDESTVIWTQLMAATTLTSLPLILVFLFAQRYFVEGIVTTGMKG